One window from the genome of Haliaeetus albicilla chromosome 26, bHalAlb1.1, whole genome shotgun sequence encodes:
- the OLFML3 gene encoding olfactomedin-like protein 3: MGPWRCLLLLPLLAVALHAQQQQFMEYVERRLTLLEERISQWHDQSSRYSTELRDFKNQVLGMLETAEKEREAMRSEAESAAVRVDRLEREVDYLETQNPAPPCVEVDETLMEKQVATAKQRKNEKYTKLTDCSDTIASVRAMKILKRFGSTSGLWTKDATGNSEKIYVFDGTANDTVYVFPRIREFTLFSATRKAARIKLPYPWVGTGHLVYDGHLYYIRQQGSFQVIKFNLANKTVVDSSVFPAEEQIPVFGLSPFTYIEVAADEEGLWAIYATKEDEKNICLAKLDPTSLDIEQMWDTPCPRENAEGAFVVCGTLHVVYNTRLPSRSRVQCVFDVSGTLAPEDASLVYFPKRYGSHSSMKYSPRERQIYAWDDGYQIIYRMEMKKKLEV; encoded by the exons ATGGGGCCCTGGCGCTGCCTGCTCCTTTTGCCGCTCCTCGCCGTGGCCCTCCAcgcccagcagcagcagttcatGGAGTACGTGGAGCGGCGACTCACCCTCCTGGAG GAGAGGATCTCACAGTGGCATGACCAGAGCAGCCGCTACTCCACGGAGCTGCGGGACTTCAAGAACCAGGTGCTGGGGATGCTTGAGACAGCGGAGAAGGAGCGGGAGGCGATGCGGTCGGAGGCAGAGAGCGCAGCAGTGCGTGTGGACCGGCTGGAGCGTGAGGTGGACTACCTGGAGACCCAGAACCCTGCGCCACCCTGCGTGGAGGTGGATGAGACGCTGATGGAGAAGCAGGTGGCCACAGCCAAGCAGAGGAAGAATGAGAAATACACCAAGCTCACAG ACTGCAGCGATACCATCGCAAGTGTCAGAGCCATGAAGATCCTGAAGCGTTTCGGCAGCACCTCAGGGCTGTGGACCAAGGATGCCACAGGAAACTCCGAGAAGATCTACGTCTTCGACGGCACTGCCAACGACACGGTGTATGTCTTCCCCCGCATACGGGAGTTCACCCTGTTCTCTGCCACCCGCAAGGCCGCCCGCATCAAGCTGCCCTACCCCTGGGTGGGCACTGGGCACCTCGTCTATGATGGGCACCTCTACTACATCCGCCAGCAGGGATCCTTCCAGGTGATCAAGTTCAACCTGGCCAACAAGACGGTGGTGGACAGCTCGGTGTTCCCAGCTGAAGAGCAGATCCCTGTCTTTGGGCTCTCCCCCTTTACCTACATCGAGGTGGCGGCCGACGAAGAGGGGCTCTGGGCCATCTACGCCACCAAGGAGGACGAGAAGAACATATGCCTGGCCAAGCTGGACCCCACCTCACTGGACATCGAGCAGATGTGGGACACGCCATGCCCGCGGGAGAATGCTGAGGGCGCCTTCGTGGTGTGCGGGACGCTGCACGTGGTCTACAACACCCGCCTGCCCAGCCGCTCCCGCGTGCAGTGCGTCTTCGATGTCAGTGGCACGCTGGCCCCCGAGGACGCCTCCCTTGTCTACTTCCCCAAGCGCTATGGCTCCCACTCCAGCATGAAATACAGCCCCCGGGAGAGGCAGATCTACGCCTGGGATGACGGCTACCAGATCATCTACCGCATGGAGATGAAGAAGAAGCTGGAGGTCTGA